The Arachis duranensis cultivar V14167 chromosome 2, aradu.V14167.gnm2.J7QH, whole genome shotgun sequence genome has a window encoding:
- the LOC127744797 gene encoding putative disease resistance RPP13-like protein 1, with amino-acid sequence MAGKVVGGALLSGFISIVINKSLREDVVNLVLGKKLGSDLVERLKISLLAAEVVLDDAEYKQVGDDRVRDWLNCLRDAVYDADDFLDALLTKAATEKEVHSLLPSFFLNRHRKMVDNMEGVVSRIEFLVRQKDILGLQKTTKDNNLSSSSSSSWRETTCLMKGKIYGREDDQQSLIKIINDNSESKLSVIPIVGLGGVGKTTLAKWAYSVVEGIDLIKAWVCISETFDVADITKKTIEEITKTPCTLGSLNSLQNELKNNLSGKKFFIVLDDVWSEDADKWEQFITPFHYGAKGSTILLTTLAANACFPESNGNPMLEDIGRQIVNKCKGLPLAVETLGRLLQGKNDAEEWKAVLRSAIWDFPMKNSFSHER; translated from the exons ATGGCTGGTAAAGTTGTTGGTGGAGCTTTGCTCTCTGGATTCATTAGCATTGTCATTAACAAGTCCCTTAGAGAGGATGTGGTCAACTTGGTTTTGGGAAAGAAGCTTGGCTCTGACTTAGTTGAAAGGCTGAAGATTTCTCTGCTCGCTGCTGAAGTTGTGCTTGATGATGCTGAGTACAAGCAAGTGGGCGACGATCGTGTGAGGGATTGGCTCAACTGTCTGAGAGATGCTGTTTATGATGCTGATGACTTTCTGGACGCGCTACTCACCAAAGCCGCCACTGAAAAGGAGGTACATTCTTTGTTGCCTAGTTTCTTCCTCAACCGACATAGGAAGATGGTAGATAACATGGAAGGGGTGGTTTCAAGAATAGAATTTCTTGTAAGGCAAAAAGATATCCTTGGTCTTCAAAAGACTACCAAGGATAATAacttgtcatcatcatcatcgtcatcatggCGAGAAACCACATGTCTGATGAAAGGGAAGATATATGGCAGGGAGGATGATCAACAAtctttaatcaaaataataaatgacaACAGTGAATCTAAGTTATCTGTGATTCCTATTGTTGGTTTGGGTGGGGTTGGTAAAACAACCTTAGCCAAATGGGCGTACAGTGTCGTGGAAGGAATTGATCTCATCAAAGCATGGGTCTGCATCTCTGAAACATTTGATGTTGCTGATATTACAAAGAAAACCATTGAGGAGATTACTAAAACACCTTGTACCCTTGGGAGTTTAAATTCGCTTCAAAATGAATTGAAGAACAACTTGTCGGGAAAGAAGTTCTTTATTGTTCTAGACGATGTCTGGAGCGAAGATGCCGATAAGTGGGAGCAATTTATAACTCCTTTTCACTATGGGGCTAAGGGTAGTACAATTCTTCTAACAACCC TTGCAGCCAATGCATGTTTTCCGGAGTCAAATGGGAACCCAATGCTAGAGGATATCGGTAGACAGATTGTCAACAAGTGTAAGGGCTTGCCATTAGCTGTAGAAACACTTGGGCGCTTGTTGCAAGGAAAGAACGATGCTGAAGAATGGAAAGCTGTTTTAAGGAGTGCCATCTGGGACTTTCCTATGAAAAATAGTTTTTCCCATGAAAGATAG
- the LOC127739706 gene encoding putative disease resistance protein At3g14460 gives MAEDLLRLPKRGESLEEVGSECFEELASRLFFKPAEYRRDRYVMHDLLHDLAIFLAGDFYCRLEELGEQEKKKALTRHLSHVPYRWFDHTSSKVFKSDMKPEYLRTSLYIDDLLSKKSRASKLKYLRVLSFGQLYVLPDSIGKLIHLRYLNLSGCSIGRLPESLCNLYNLQTLILYQCRFLTMLPNGMHKLVNLQHLDLRKTSLEEMPRGISKLKHMPILDYFAVGKHEDNGIQEFGGLPNLEGSFEIKKLENVVDVSQARSARMLEKNHIDKLLLEWSSGNKMVSKIETLRDILHNLQPHNGLKELTIKGYKGERFPDWVGHYSYNNMTKVSLMSCKNCFMLPSLGQLPSLKSLRIEGFDQLKRIGDEFYKNDSDHHSSPIAPFPSLEELVFDNMPCWEEWHVPHPEAFPRLRTLEIRNCPMLTGDMLNNILWRRVCCLREDEEGRCDEMVGGGDALSVRPSQSFNATTINHLRISGCPSIVSLSLDVFPNLNNLEIRECENLESVSMSEAPHAALQSLTISECPELVSLAGEGLAAPNLTHLNLVFCSKLEALPRDMKSRLPSLHSLLIYHCPNICRLAEGGLPPNLKGLRVGIGEQQMRDLSWMGNLHALTHLTIKGRECKNIKSYPEVGSLPHLPSLTTLQICFFHNLETLECNELLRLTSLQQLHIDWCPRLEHIEGETLPLSLLLLQIEQCGLLGEHCENKHKLIWPKISHIPTIEVNRKKLS, from the coding sequence ATGGCTGAAGATCTTTTAAGGCTGccaaagagaggagagagtttAGAAGAGGTCGGTTCTGAGTGTTTTGAAGAATTAGCTTCAAGGTTATTTTTTAAACCAGCTGAGTATCGTCGTGATAGGTACGTGATGCATGATCTCTTGCATGACTTGGCAATATTCcttgctggagacttctattgTAGACTAGAAGAGCTTggtgaacaagaaaagaagaaggctCTCACTCGTCATTTGTCACATGTGCCATATCGATGGTTTGATCATACAAGCTCAAAAGTCTTTAAGTCCGATATGAAACCAGAATATTTGAGGACATCTTTGTATATCGATGATTTGTTAAGCAAGAAAAGCAGAGCATCAAAGTTGAAATACTTGAGAGTTTTATCCTTTGGTCAACTTTATGTATTACCTGATTCAATAGGTAAATTGATTCATCTACGCTATTTGAATCTCTCAGGGTGTAGCATTGGTAGGTTGCCGGAATCGTTGTGCAACTTGTATAATCTACAAACATTAATCTTGTATCAATGTCGTTTCCTGACCATGTTGCCCAATGGCATGCATAAACTTGTGAATTTACAGCATCTTGATCTTAGAAAAACTTCTTTGGAAGAAATGCCTAGAGGAATAAGCAAATTGAAACACATGCCTATTTTAGATTACTTTGCGGTGGGCAAGCACGAAGACAATGGAATACAGGAATTCGGAGGGCTCCCAAATCTTGAAGGATCATTTGAGATTAAGAAGTTGGAGAATGTTGTTGATGTGAGCCAAGCAAGGAGTGCAAGGATGTTGGAGAAGAACCACATTGACAAGTTATTGTTGGAATGGTCTTCAGGTAATAAAATGGTTTCAAAGATAGAGACTTTGAGGGATATACTCCATAACTTGCAACCGCACAATGGCTTGAAAGAGTTGACAATAAAGGGATACAAGGGCGAAAGATTTCCAGATTGGGTGGGGCACTATTCTTACAACAATATGACAAAAGTATCTCTAATGTCTTGCAAGAATTGCTTCATGCTGCCTTCACTTGGACAACTGCCATCTCTAAAGTCCCTGCGCATTGAAGGTTTTGATCAGCTCAAGCGTATTGGTGATGAGTTTTACAAGAATGACAGCGATCATCATTCCTCGCCTATTGCACCGTTTCCTTCACTCGAGGAATTGGTGTTTGATAACATGCCATGCTGGGAGGAGTGGCACGTACCTCACCCAGAAGCTTTTCCTCGGCTTAGGACACTTGAAATAAGAAATTGTCCAATGTTAACCGGAGATATGCTTAACAACATATTGTGGAGAAGGGTTTGTTGTTTGCGGGAAGATGAAGAAGGAAGGTGTGATGAGATGGTAGGTGGTGGGGATGCTTTATCAGTAAGGCCATCTCAATCATTTAATGCAACCACCATCAACCATCTACGTATTTCAGGGTGTCCGTCTATTGTATCCTTGTCGTTGGATGTCTTTCCCAATCTCAACAATTTGGAGATAAGAGAGTGTGAGAATCTGGAATCAGTGTCAATGTCAGAGGCACCACACGCTGCTCTTCAAAGTCTCACCATATCTGAATGTCCCGAATTAGTGTCATTAGCAGGAGAAGGACTGGCTGCACCCAACTTGACTCATCTCAACCTCGTATTCTGCTCAAAGTTGGAGGCATTACCACGTGATATGAAGAGTCGACTCCCAAGTTTACACTCTCTCCTGATATATCATTGCCCAAACATTTGCAGGTTGGCAGAGGGTGGTTTGCCGCCTAACTTGAAAGGGCTTCGTGTGGGAATTGGCGAGCAACAAATGAGGGATCTATCATGGATGGGCAACTTGCACGCCCTCACTCATCTTACCATTAAAGGGAGGGAGTGTAAGAACATAAAGTCATACCCAGAGGTGGGTTCGCTGCCTCACCTTCCCTCCCTTACCACTCTTCAGATATGCTTCTTCCATAATCTGGAGACATTGGAGTGCAACGAGCTTCTCCGCCTCACCTCCCTCCAACAACTACACATTGATTGGTGTCCGAGGCTGGAGCATATTGAAGGAGAAACActgcctctctctctcttgctaCTTCAAATTGAACAATGTGGTTTGCTGGGAGAACACTGCGAGAACAAGCATAAACTAATCTGGCCCAAAATTTCCCACATCCCAACCATTGAAGTCAATCGCAAGAAACTTTCCTGA
- the LOC107472721 gene encoding calmodulin-binding receptor-like cytoplasmic kinase 2: MKGRRNSSSDYRSTPDRGGYSPGYASSEVSAKSTSSSTASGGRNSVSSAARSVAGIFTACFAPPEATIRSSKSFGDSEEFKAPSVASDVSRASSQKGRGSNRGINISINKEPGTVKFTMEEIQKATRNFSSSFKIGQGGFGTVYKAKLLDGTVVAVKRAKKSLYEKHLGVEFQSEIQTLSRVEHLNLVKFYGYLEEGDERIVVVEHVPNGNLREHLDCIHGKVLDLPTRLDIAIDVAHAITYLHMYIDHPIIHRDVKSSNILLTENFRAKIADFGFAKQAPDSDSGMTHVSTQVKGTAGYLDPEYLKTYQLTEKSDVYSFGVLLVELITGRRPIEPKFELRERITAKWAMKKFVDGEATTVLDPRLDQTAANTLALEKILELALQCLAPRRQNRPNMKRCAEILWTIRKDYRELSASDFRSFSSTSQRSSSIRD; this comes from the exons ATGAAAGGTCGCCGGAACTCCAGCTCCGACTACCGGAGCACGCCGGACCGCGGTGGATATTCTCCCGGATACGCGTCTTCTGAGGTCAGCGCCAAGTCAACCTCTTCCTCCACCGCCTCCGGTGGCCGGAATTCGGTCTCCTCCGCCGCTAGGTCTGTAGCAGGAATCTTCACCGCCTGCTTCGCGCCGCCGGAAGCCACCATCAGAAGCTCCAAGAGCTTCGGGGATTCTGAAGAGTTCAAAGCTCCATCTG TTGCATCGGATGTTTCGAGAGCTAGTAGTCAGAAAGGGCGTGGCTCGAATCGAGGCATCAACATCAGCATAAATAAAGAGCCTGGCACTGTAAAATTCACCATGGAGGAAATCCAGAAAGCCACAAGAAACTTCTCCTCTTCTTTCAAGATTGGCCAAGGTGGTTTTGGTACTGTCTACAAGGCCAAACTCTTGGATGGAACAGTGGTTGCAGTAAAGCGCGCAAAGAAG AGTCTATATGAGAAGCATTTGGGTGTAGAGTTCCAGAGTGAGATACAAACACTATCAAGGGTTGAACATTTGAACTTGGTCAAGTTCTATGGATATTTAGAGGAAGGGGATGAAAGAATTGTTGTTGTGGAGCATGTTCCAAATGGAAACCTAAGAGAACATTTGGATT GCATTCACGGAAAAGTTCTTGACCTTCCTACACGTCTAGACATTGCAATTGATGTAGCTCATGCCATCACCTATCTTCATATGTATATAG ATCATCCTATCATTCATAGAGACGTTAAGTCTTCCAACATTCTGCTGACCGAAAATTTTCGAGCTAAGATAGCAGATTTTGGTTTTGCAAAACAAGCACCAGATAGTGACTCCGGCATGACTCATGTATCCACCCAAGTTAAAGGAACAGCGGGCTACTTGGACCCTGAATACCTGAAAACATATCAACTGACTGAAAAGAGTGATGTGTATTCATTTGGTGTTTTGCTTGTTGAACTCATCACTGGGAGACGTCCCATTGAACCGAAATTCGAACTCAGAGAGCGAATAACTGCAAAATGG GCTATGAAGAAATTTGTGGATGGAGAAGCTACCACTGTCTTGGATCCAAGACTTGATCAAACTGCGGCAAATACACTTGCACTTGAAAAGATTCTTGAACTAGCATTGCAGTGTTTGGCACCTCGGAGACAAAACAGGCCTAACATGAAGAGATGCGCCGAGATCCTTTGGACGATCCGCAAGGATTACAGGGAGCTATCAGCCTCAGATTTTCGCTCGTTTTCTTCTACTTCCCAGAGGAGCTCTTCAATAAGAGACTGA
- the LOC107472719 gene encoding uncharacterized protein LOC107472719, which produces MSFNSILWCHPKLILLTALLLFASSLCTSASEGELVGTTVSGGNFFTVSSFSYPETTIKPFDLRYIRVDIPPSFSAVSIALNSDVDLDLSRVDRIPKSSLPIICFRDGSPPLPDALNTTLKDSVVSGINDLDVEQCFPMQKNITMRLTNEQISAGAWYIGLFNGIGATRTQSKMINRGSSYSFIANISVEACTNSMMKGVFCNSTVYPLSCTSSNVFKYYDLDATEVKKPMMENALTCKNNFETSCVQEGVPQFYSLDITNMAEELTITAANIRFNSTSSNSTSSADDLKLMCYARHGAIPSETSHDYSSDLSKSPLVIRAPQIGRLYISILPVNLAKTLDGTQDGNARVCYSMETQVVQCPLGKAGPNCTMDSYTLQTVLSRIPMPFESYYLPVGEVEMAESANFPLEPLSNNTMNQGGTDNIWTYFILDIPRGAAGRNIHVRLSSDVKINYEFYARFGGLPSLESWDYYYANKTRKSDESAFFMLYSSKDDNVDFYIIYAREGTWGFGLRHLNASGNSLKAQTAMSISLEGCPKHCSSHGDCRYSFDASGLTSYSFCSCDRNHGGFDCSVEIVSHKGHIVQSIFLIASNAAAMLPAYWALRQKAYAEWILFTSSGISSAIYHACDVGTWCPLTYNVLQFMDFWLSFMAVVSTFVYLASINETHKRAIHTAVAIFTALMAATKATRSSNIVLVFVLGAIGLLIGWLIEVSSKYRSLSFSFRFSPSFPQSLLTIKDWLYKLVMSLWRRFHWGFALAGFIALAMAATSWVLETSSTYWIWHSFWHVTIYTSSFFFLCSKASNVDAEEDQLPTTENYALARRDSFSRSES; this is translated from the exons ATGTCTTTCAATTCGATTCTGTGGTGTCATCCAAAACTGATTCTTCTCACTGCTTTGTTACTGTTTGCTTCTTCTCTCTGCACTTCTGCAAGTGAAGGTGAACTTGTTGGAACAACGGTTTCTGGTGGCAACTTCTTCACCGTTTCCAGCTTCAGCTACCCTGAGACGACTATCAAGCCCTTTGATTTGCGCTATATCCGAG TTGATATACCGCCATCGTTTTCTGCTGTGTCCATAGCATTGAACTCAGATGTAGATCTT GATCTTTCAAGGGTCGATCGAATTCCAAAAAGCTCACTGCCAATAATATGTTTCAGAGATGGCAGCCCTCCTCTGCCAGATGCCTTAAACACAACTCTGAAAGATTCAGTTGTCTCAG GAATAAATGATCTTGATGTGGAGCAGTGCTTTCCTATGCAGAAGAATATCACTATGAGATTGACAAATGAACag ATATCTGCAGGCGCTTGGTACATTGGTCTATTCAATGGCATTGGAGCGACAAGAACACAATCAAAGATG ATTAACCGAGGCTCATCATACTCCTTCATTGCTAATATAAGTGTGGAAGCATGCACGAATTCAATGATGAAGGGGGTGTTCTGTAATAGTACAGTCTATCCACTTTCATGCACATCGTCCAATGTCTTTAAATATTATGATTTGGATGCTACAGAGGTGAAGAAGCCGATGATGGAAAATGCTCTGACCTGCAAAAATAACTTCGAAACTTCGTGTGTTCAGGAAGGCGTACCACAGTTCTATTCTTTGGATATAACAAATATGGCAGAAGAATTGACCATTACAGCAGCAAATATCAGATTCAACTCTACATCTTCAAATAGCACTTCTAGTGCAGATGATTTGAAGTTAATGTGTTATGCTCGCCATGGTGCAATTCCTTCAGAGACTTCACATGATTATTCCAGTGATTTGAGTAAATCCCCTCTTGTTATTCGTGCTCCACAGATTGGTCGTCTATACATTAGTATATTACCGGTTAATCTGGCAAAAACATTAGATGGAACTCAGGATGGCAATGCCAGAGTTTGCTATTCAATGGAAACACAAGTGGTTCAGTGCCCTCTTGGTAAAGCTGGACCGAATTGCACAATGGATAGCTACACACTTCAG ACAGTCCTAAGTAGAATTCCAATGCCATTCGAATCATATTATTTACCAGTTGGTGAGGTAGAAATGGCAGAGTCGGCAAATTTTCCTCTTGAGCCACTTTCAAACAACACAATGAACCAAGGAGGAACTGATAACATTTGGACTTACTTTATTTTGGACATTCCTCGTGGTGCAGCCGGACGAAATATTCATGTACGGCTATCCTCAGATGTGAAgattaattatgaattttatGCTCGATTTGGTGGATTACCTTCTCTTGAGAGTTGGGACTATTATTATGCTAACAAGACAAGGAAGAGCGATGAATCGGCGTTTTTCATGCTATATAGTTCAAAAGATGACAATGTTgatttttacattatttatgcTAGAGAAGGAACATGGGGTTTTGGTTTAAGACATCTTAATGCAAGTGGCAATTCTTTGAAAGCACAAACTGCCATGTCTATTTCACTTGAAGGATGCCCGAAACATTGCTCTTCTCATGGTGATTGTAGATATTCTTTTGATGCTAGCGGATTGACATCATATAG CTTCTGCTCTTGTGATCGGAACCACGGGGGCTTTGACTGTAGCGTTGAAATTGTATCGCATAAAG GGCACATAGTGCAATCGATTTTTCTCATTGCATCGAATGCAGCAGCAATGCTTCCTGCCTATTGGGCCCTTCGGCAGAAG GCATATGCAGAATGGATTTTGTTCACTTCGAGTGGAATTTCGAGTGCGATTTATCATGCATGTGATGTAGGCACTTGGTGTCCCTTGACCTATAATGTTCTTCAG TTCATGGACTTTTGGCTTTCTTTCATGGCCGTGGTTAGCACTTTCGTGTACTTAGCCTCGATCAATGAAACACATAAGAGGGCAATCCACACAGCTGTTGCTATCTTTACTGCACTCATGGCCGCAACCAAGGCAACCAG ATCTTCGaatattgttcttgtgtttgTGCTCGGAGCTATTGGTCTTCTAATCGGCTGGTTGATAGAGGTCTCATCAAAGTATAGGtccctttcattttctttcagATTCTCACCAAGTTTCCCTCAAAG CTTGTTAACTATAAAGGATTGGCTCTATAAGCTTGTCATGTCGCTTTGGAGGCGGTTCCATTGGGGTTTCGCATTGGCCGGTTTCATCGCATTAGCCATGGCAGCAACAAGCTGGGTACTTGAAACCAGTTCAACCTACTGGATATGGCATAG CTTTTGGCATGTCACAATATACACatcatctttcttctttctttgctcaAAAGCAAGTAATGTGGATGCAGAGGAGGATCAGCTACCTACGACGGAAAACTATGCGCTGGCTCGCCGGGACTCGTTTTCGAGAAGCGAGTCTTAA